A region from the Afifella aestuarii genome encodes:
- a CDS encoding 2Fe-2S iron-sulfur cluster-binding protein: MPKITFIGLDGDRHEVEAENGSTVMEAALKQGLPGIEAECGGACACATCHVFVAEEWFERTGSPEPMEEDMLDFAYDVRPTSRLSCQIRVRDELDGLVVTIPEHQA, encoded by the coding sequence ATGCCAAAAATCACTTTTATCGGTTTGGACGGCGACCGCCACGAGGTGGAAGCCGAAAATGGCTCCACTGTGATGGAAGCCGCTCTCAAGCAGGGCCTTCCCGGAATCGAAGCTGAATGTGGCGGCGCCTGCGCCTGCGCGACCTGCCATGTCTTTGTCGCCGAGGAATGGTTCGAGCGCACCGGCTCTCCGGAGCCGATGGAAGAGGACATGCTGGATTTCGCTTACGATGTTCGGCCGACCTCGCGCTTGTCCTGTCAGATCAGAGTTCGTGACGAGTTGGACGGACTCGTCGTCACCATTCCGGAGCATCAAGCATGA
- a CDS encoding Hpt domain-containing protein encodes MAEDAAILNEAHLDRQTMHNEALKVEILALFVTEADRLFNQVKEATTASARGERVHALKGLARNIGAERLALVAALTEERLKAGGCDLAPLEAAVQEVVRYLART; translated from the coding sequence ATGGCGGAGGATGCTGCGATCCTCAATGAGGCCCATCTCGATCGGCAGACGATGCACAACGAGGCCTTGAAGGTTGAGATCCTGGCGCTTTTCGTCACCGAGGCGGACCGGCTTTTCAATCAGGTCAAGGAGGCGACCACCGCTTCTGCACGCGGTGAGAGGGTGCACGCCCTCAAGGGCCTTGCCCGCAATATTGGCGCCGAAAGACTGGCTTTGGTGGCCGCTCTCACTGAAGAACGGCTGAAAGCGGGAGGCTGCGACCTTGCGCCGCTCGAAGCCGCCGTGCAAGAGGTTGTGCGATATCTCGCCCGAACCTGA
- a CDS encoding YcjF family protein, producing the protein MTASETRRAPEAFRLDEPGEAEIEEEVWEELDPEETDADRAVSTIIEPKKNGIRWGRLAVAAAGALLSLAIGIAIDDLIRSLFTRADWLGWVGLACLGLFLLALGAIIGREILGLARLKAIARLRLTADAAYEENDPDKARKVVKELIHQYADRADTAQGRRQLKEHLGAVMDGSDLIRLAERDLVATLDQRAKQAISSASQRVSVVTAVSPRALIDVAYVLIACLSLIRRVAAIYGGRPGVIGLMRLTGAVVSHLAVTGTIAIGDTLLQQVVGQGLAARLSARLGEGVVNGLMTARIGLSALDVCRPVPFVAQPRPRLKDLAGDLISFSASRQEVVATSPRNARRVNE; encoded by the coding sequence ATGACCGCCTCGGAGACCCGCCGCGCCCCGGAAGCCTTCCGCCTAGACGAACCCGGGGAAGCCGAGATCGAAGAGGAGGTCTGGGAAGAGCTCGATCCCGAGGAAACGGATGCAGACCGGGCCGTCTCGACCATCATCGAGCCGAAAAAGAACGGCATCCGCTGGGGGCGGCTCGCAGTCGCCGCGGCTGGCGCGCTTCTGTCGCTTGCCATCGGCATTGCCATCGACGATCTCATTCGCAGTCTTTTCACGCGCGCCGACTGGCTCGGCTGGGTCGGCCTTGCCTGCCTCGGTCTCTTTCTTCTCGCGCTCGGCGCCATCATCGGCCGGGAAATCCTGGGGCTCGCGCGCCTCAAGGCGATCGCCCGCCTGCGCCTGACGGCAGACGCCGCGTACGAGGAGAACGATCCCGACAAGGCGCGCAAAGTCGTTAAAGAGCTGATCCATCAATATGCCGACCGGGCAGATACGGCGCAGGGTCGCCGACAGCTCAAGGAGCATCTCGGCGCGGTCATGGATGGCTCCGACCTAATTCGCCTAGCCGAGCGCGACCTCGTCGCAACCCTCGACCAGCGTGCCAAGCAGGCGATCTCGAGCGCGTCTCAGCGCGTCTCCGTGGTCACGGCCGTCAGCCCTCGTGCCCTCATCGACGTCGCCTATGTGTTGATCGCCTGCCTCAGCCTCATTCGCCGCGTCGCCGCCATTTACGGCGGCCGACCCGGTGTGATCGGCTTGATGCGCCTGACGGGCGCCGTCGTCAGTCACCTCGCGGTGACGGGGACGATCGCCATCGGCGACACGCTCCTCCAGCAGGTGGTGGGCCAGGGGCTTGCAGCGCGCCTCTCCGCCCGGCTCGGAGAAGGTGTCGTCAACGGGCTCATGACGGCCCGCATCGGTCTGTCCGCACTCGACGTTTGTCGGCCGGTGCCCTTCGTGGCGCAGCCGCGGCCCCGCCTCAAGGATCTGGCGGGCGATCTGATTTCGTTTTCCGCCTCCCGCCAGGAGGTCGTGGCAACATCCCCACGAAATGCTCGTAGGGTTAACGAATGA
- a CDS encoding ABC transporter ATP-binding protein — MEQTTNKSGNGSDGRTSGKGKEPIISVRGLTVGFGDKPILQNLDLDIYRGEVLAIVGASGAGKSVLTRAILGLLPRREGRITAFGHDLTKGGNPELERRWGVLFQQGALFSGLSVADNIMVPMREYLDLPEALMESLATMKVELVGLRAADGIKYPSELSGGMIKRAALARALALDPEIVFLDEPTSGLDPISAAAFDQLIADLRETLGLTVVMVTHDLDTLHAIVDRIAVVGEKRILVEGDIATMERFDHPWVRDYFSGERARAAGLSEVSR, encoded by the coding sequence ATGGAGCAGACGACCAACAAAAGCGGGAACGGGTCCGACGGACGAACCAGCGGCAAGGGCAAAGAGCCGATCATTTCGGTGCGCGGCCTGACCGTCGGCTTCGGCGACAAGCCGATCCTTCAAAATCTCGACCTCGATATCTATCGCGGCGAAGTGCTTGCGATCGTCGGTGCGTCGGGCGCCGGCAAATCGGTGCTGACGCGTGCCATTCTCGGTCTTCTGCCGCGCCGGGAAGGCCGCATCACGGCTTTCGGACACGACCTGACGAAGGGGGGTAACCCAGAGCTCGAGCGCCGTTGGGGTGTTCTCTTCCAGCAGGGCGCCTTGTTTTCGGGGCTGAGCGTCGCCGACAACATCATGGTGCCGATGCGCGAATACCTCGATCTTCCGGAAGCTTTGATGGAATCTCTGGCGACGATGAAGGTCGAACTCGTCGGATTGCGGGCCGCCGACGGCATCAAATATCCGTCAGAACTTTCCGGCGGCATGATCAAGCGCGCGGCCCTTGCCCGCGCGCTGGCACTTGACCCGGAGATCGTTTTTCTGGACGAGCCGACGTCGGGGCTCGATCCCATTTCGGCGGCGGCTTTCGATCAACTGATTGCCGATCTTCGCGAGACTTTGGGTTTGACCGTCGTCATGGTAACCCACGATCTCGACACACTGCACGCCATCGTCGATCGCATTGCCGTGGTCGGTGAAAAACGCATTCTTGTCGAAGGTGACATCGCGACGATGGAGCGCTTCGACCATCCCTGGGTCCGTGATTACTTCAGCGGCGAGCGCGCGCGGGCGGCCGGTCTTTCGGAAGTGAGCCGATAA
- a CDS encoding NAD(P)/FAD-dependent oxidoreductase: protein MTGTLVETDVAIIGAGPVGLFAVFELGLLDLKCHLVDILDRPGGQCAELYPEKPIYDIPGWPEISAQGLIEKLMEQIAPFNPEFHFGEMVSELERTEDGGFILRTDAATTIKAKAVVVAAGGGSFQPKRPPIPGIEAYEGSSVFYAVRRMEDYRDHDLLIVGGGDSALDWTLNLHPIAKSVTLVHRRPEFRAAPDSVNKMFALQEKHELTFQQGQVTALKGGDGSLEAAVLKTPDGEIEVSCTRMLPFFGLTMKLGPVAEWGLNLHENLIPVDTEKFQSSEPGIFAIGDINTYPGKLKLILSGFHEAALMAQAAKHYIAPDERVVFQYTTSSSKLQKKLGVI, encoded by the coding sequence ATGACTGGAACGCTTGTTGAAACCGACGTCGCCATCATCGGGGCGGGACCCGTCGGGCTTTTCGCCGTTTTCGAGCTCGGATTGCTCGATCTGAAATGCCATCTGGTCGACATTCTCGATCGCCCGGGCGGCCAGTGCGCCGAGCTCTATCCTGAGAAGCCGATCTACGACATTCCGGGCTGGCCGGAGATTTCGGCCCAGGGCCTCATCGAAAAGCTCATGGAGCAGATCGCTCCCTTCAATCCGGAGTTCCATTTCGGCGAAATGGTCTCCGAACTCGAGCGCACCGAAGATGGCGGTTTCATTCTCAGGACCGATGCCGCGACGACGATCAAGGCGAAGGCGGTCGTGGTTGCTGCCGGCGGCGGGTCGTTCCAGCCGAAGCGTCCTCCGATCCCGGGCATCGAAGCCTATGAAGGCAGCTCCGTCTTCTACGCGGTGCGGCGCATGGAGGATTACCGCGACCACGATCTCCTGATCGTCGGCGGTGGCGATTCGGCCCTGGACTGGACCTTGAACCTGCATCCGATCGCAAAGAGCGTGACGCTCGTCCACCGGCGCCCAGAATTCCGGGCTGCGCCGGATTCCGTCAACAAGATGTTCGCGCTGCAGGAAAAGCACGAGCTGACGTTTCAGCAGGGGCAGGTGACTGCGCTCAAGGGCGGGGACGGAAGTCTGGAAGCGGCCGTTCTCAAGACGCCGGATGGGGAGATCGAAGTCTCCTGCACGCGCATGCTGCCGTTCTTTGGACTGACGATGAAGCTCGGGCCGGTCGCCGAATGGGGTCTCAATCTCCACGAGAATCTGATTCCGGTGGATACGGAGAAGTTCCAGTCCTCCGAGCCGGGCATCTTCGCCATCGGCGACATCAACACCTATCCGGGCAAGCTGAAGCTGATCCTCTCGGGCTTCCACGAGGCGGCTTTGATGGCGCAGGCCGCAAAGCACTACATCGCTCCAGACGAGCGCGTCGTCTTCCAGTACACGACGTCCTCGTCGAAACTGCAGAAGAAGCTCGGCGTCATCTGA
- a CDS encoding MlaD family protein has protein sequence MESKANTAVIGAFTLAVLVAAFGFIYWMAAGEGSQEQQPLRIVFSGSITGLTKGALVLFNGIKVGDVKSLEIDPSDPSRVYARVSVGANTPIKSDTEVSLGFQGVTGVGYIEMVGGSANEPDVWEQTEDDVPVLVAKQSNMQDLMASAREIAGRAESTLDAIDKIVADNRDGINRIISNVDTFSGALSDNSQQISRLIDSVSSAAEGMAGMSGKLDGIIAKADAIVASVQPDKVSQTVDNVAEFSQSLGDTSAEVRKFVENLSGVSDDVREFSDRMRNVGEKADLLVSEVQAKTGPILEAVDPEKLARTLDNIDRVSGAIDPEEVRTAVKGASDLAATLSARQADIDQFVTRLSAVSTRLDEVLAAVDPERVRSVVDQAETIVASVDPAKISSTVDNVDRISAAIDPERIRTTVEGVSDLAATLKARREQIDELVTRLASVSTQADKVLAAVDPQKVQTMVNDASEVVASVDPQKITDTVDSINRVATTVDESREDIRVILANARQVSDRLGILSAKAEGLLGTLDDTASSEEGQGLIAQARATLAEIQTAAATFNEQAKTIGSGASDFSSRGLADIRQFVNEGRRTVSRLDSLISDLEQNPGRLIFGGDNAPTYRGQRR, from the coding sequence ATGGAAAGCAAAGCCAATACAGCCGTCATCGGCGCCTTCACCCTTGCTGTCCTGGTTGCGGCCTTCGGCTTCATCTACTGGATGGCGGCCGGGGAGGGCTCGCAGGAGCAGCAGCCGCTGCGCATCGTCTTCTCCGGCTCCATCACCGGCCTCACCAAAGGGGCGCTGGTGCTCTTCAACGGCATCAAGGTGGGCGACGTGAAGTCTTTGGAGATCGATCCGTCGGATCCCTCACGCGTCTATGCGCGCGTCTCTGTCGGTGCCAACACGCCCATCAAGTCGGACACCGAGGTCTCGCTTGGCTTCCAGGGTGTGACTGGCGTCGGCTATATCGAGATGGTCGGGGGCTCCGCCAACGAGCCGGACGTGTGGGAGCAGACGGAGGATGACGTCCCCGTGCTCGTGGCCAAGCAGTCCAACATGCAGGATCTCATGGCCTCGGCACGCGAGATTGCCGGACGGGCGGAATCCACCCTCGATGCCATCGACAAGATCGTTGCTGACAACCGCGACGGCATCAATCGGATCATCTCCAATGTCGACACCTTTTCCGGGGCGCTTAGCGACAACTCGCAGCAGATCTCGAGGCTGATCGATTCCGTCTCCAGCGCGGCCGAGGGTATGGCCGGGATGTCGGGAAAGCTCGATGGCATCATCGCCAAGGCGGATGCGATCGTTGCCTCGGTGCAGCCCGACAAAGTCTCGCAGACCGTCGACAATGTCGCCGAATTCAGCCAGTCGCTCGGAGATACGAGCGCGGAAGTGCGCAAGTTCGTCGAGAATCTCTCCGGCGTTTCCGACGATGTGCGCGAGTTCTCCGATCGCATGCGCAATGTCGGCGAGAAAGCGGACCTCCTGGTGAGCGAAGTTCAGGCGAAGACCGGTCCCATTCTCGAAGCCGTCGATCCGGAAAAGCTCGCCCGCACGCTCGACAATATCGACCGGGTGAGTGGAGCGATCGATCCGGAAGAGGTACGCACGGCCGTCAAGGGCGCGTCCGATCTTGCGGCGACGCTGAGCGCCAGACAGGCCGATATCGACCAGTTCGTCACCCGGCTTTCTGCCGTCAGTACGCGCCTCGACGAGGTGCTGGCAGCGGTCGATCCGGAGCGCGTGCGCAGTGTCGTCGATCAGGCGGAAACGATCGTGGCGAGCGTCGATCCCGCGAAAATTTCCTCAACCGTCGACAATGTCGACCGGATCAGCGCGGCCATCGATCCTGAGCGCATTCGCACCACCGTCGAAGGCGTCTCCGATCTCGCCGCAACGCTCAAGGCGCGGCGCGAACAGATCGACGAGCTGGTGACGCGCCTCGCCTCCGTCAGCACTCAGGCCGACAAGGTACTTGCCGCCGTCGACCCGCAAAAGGTGCAGACGATGGTCAACGATGCGAGCGAGGTCGTCGCGAGCGTCGATCCGCAGAAGATCACCGACACGGTCGACAGCATCAACCGGGTCGCGACGACGGTCGACGAATCGCGAGAGGACATCCGCGTCATCCTCGCCAATGCGCGCCAGGTGTCGGACCGGCTCGGCATTCTGAGTGCGAAGGCCGAGGGGCTTCTCGGCACGCTCGACGACACCGCCTCGAGCGAGGAGGGGCAGGGGCTGATCGCCCAGGCGCGGGCAACGCTCGCCGAAATCCAGACGGCTGCGGCGACCTTCAACGAGCAGGCAAAGACGATCGGCTCCGGGGCTTCGGATTTTTCCAGCCGGGGGCTTGCCGATATCCGCCAGTTCGTGAACGAGGGTCGGCGAACCGTGTCACGGCTGGATTCGCTGATTTCCGATCTGGAACAGAACCCGGGCCGCTTGATCTTCGGCGGAGACAACGCGCCCACCTATCGCGGCCAAAGACGGTAA
- the map gene encoding type I methionyl aminopeptidase, which produces MTVTNQDELDGLKEIGRIVANAMRLMAKAMEPGMTTRELDDIGRAFLDRQGAVSAPQSCYDFPGATCISVNEEIAHGIPGDRMIAQGDLVNIDVSASKNGYFADTGATFRVGPVEPSLERLCKDGERAMQIGIAQVGSDRPLAAIGAAIGRFASQRGYTLIRNLASHGVGRSLHEYPGEIATWPTLSDRRRINKGLVLTVEPFLSTGGLWAAEGDDGWTLYSEPSAPVVQYEHTIVATDRDPIIVTLPG; this is translated from the coding sequence GTGACGGTCACCAACCAAGACGAACTGGATGGGCTGAAGGAAATCGGGCGCATCGTCGCCAATGCCATGCGCTTGATGGCGAAAGCGATGGAGCCCGGGATGACGACCAGAGAACTGGACGACATCGGCCGGGCGTTTCTCGATCGGCAAGGCGCCGTCTCCGCACCGCAAAGCTGTTACGATTTTCCGGGCGCCACCTGCATCAGCGTGAATGAGGAAATCGCACACGGGATCCCCGGCGACCGGATGATCGCTCAAGGCGATCTGGTCAATATCGACGTTTCGGCTTCCAAGAACGGCTATTTTGCCGATACCGGGGCAACGTTTCGCGTCGGTCCCGTCGAGCCTTCGCTGGAGCGCCTGTGCAAAGATGGGGAGCGCGCCATGCAGATCGGCATCGCACAGGTCGGCAGTGACCGGCCGCTCGCGGCCATCGGAGCTGCCATTGGGCGTTTCGCTTCGCAGCGCGGCTACACGCTCATCCGCAATCTTGCCAGCCACGGGGTGGGGCGTTCCCTGCACGAATATCCGGGAGAGATCGCGACCTGGCCCACGCTGAGCGACCGGCGGCGTATCAATAAGGGGCTCGTGCTCACCGTCGAGCCGTTCCTGTCGACAGGCGGTCTCTGGGCGGCCGAGGGTGACGACGGATGGACACTCTATAGCGAGCCCTCCGCCCCCGTGGTGCAGTACGAGCACACGATCGTCGCGACTGATCGAGATCCGATCATTGTGACGCTGCCGGGCTGA
- a CDS encoding YcjX family protein, which yields MASIITLADEARYAFDNLLEGVLGGPSTLRLGVTGLSRAGKTVFITALVHNLIHGGRLPLFDAYASGRLAGAKLQPQPDDAVPRFDYESHVRNLVDARIWPRSTRRISELRVTLEYESASTWKRTFGPGRLDLDIVDYPGEWLLDLALLNKSYGEWSAEAVAMSREPHRQELASEWHHRLQGVDPDAPADELKAQELAGAFTSYLRAARADEYALSMLPPGRFLMPGDLEGSPALTFSPLDISPDREPLQDSLAAMMARRYESYRTHVVKPFFRNHFARLDRQIVLVDMLAALNAGPAALRDLEQALADVLACFRPGRASWLTSILSRRIDKILFAATKADHVHRSDHDNLGALLARLTEKAAKRAEFAGAEVSVMPMAAVRATREVTVTRGGRKLPAIAGVPLEGEEVAGEVYDGASEIALFPGDLPKDPESIFEAARQFQSKPRDLAEEAHDDTLALRYLRFRPPRVERSETGLKLSLPHIRLDQALQFLVGDRLQ from the coding sequence GTGGCATCCATCATCACCCTCGCCGACGAAGCCAGATACGCGTTCGACAATCTCCTTGAAGGCGTGCTCGGCGGCCCGTCGACCCTGAGGCTCGGCGTCACCGGCCTGTCGCGCGCCGGCAAGACAGTCTTCATCACCGCACTCGTTCACAATCTCATCCATGGCGGCCGGCTTCCGCTCTTCGACGCCTACGCCTCTGGCAGGCTCGCCGGAGCCAAGCTGCAGCCGCAGCCCGACGACGCCGTCCCGCGTTTCGATTACGAATCGCATGTGCGCAATCTGGTCGATGCCCGCATCTGGCCGCGCTCGACGAGACGCATCAGCGAATTGCGCGTCACCCTGGAATACGAATCGGCGAGCACCTGGAAACGGACCTTCGGGCCGGGCCGGCTCGATCTCGACATCGTCGATTATCCGGGCGAATGGCTTCTCGATCTCGCTCTTCTCAACAAAAGTTACGGCGAATGGTCGGCCGAGGCTGTCGCCATGTCACGCGAACCGCATCGCCAGGAGCTCGCGTCCGAATGGCATCACCGTCTGCAGGGCGTCGATCCCGACGCGCCGGCCGATGAATTGAAGGCGCAGGAGCTCGCCGGCGCCTTCACCTCGTATCTGCGCGCAGCCCGAGCCGACGAATATGCGCTTTCGATGCTGCCACCCGGTCGCTTTTTGATGCCCGGCGACCTTGAAGGTTCGCCCGCCCTCACCTTTTCGCCGCTCGATATTTCGCCCGACCGCGAGCCGCTGCAGGACAGCCTCGCCGCCATGATGGCGCGTCGTTATGAATCCTACCGGACGCATGTGGTGAAGCCGTTCTTCCGCAACCATTTTGCGAGACTCGACCGGCAGATCGTGCTTGTCGACATGCTGGCCGCGCTCAACGCGGGTCCAGCGGCCTTGCGCGACCTCGAACAGGCGCTGGCGGACGTCCTCGCCTGCTTCCGGCCGGGTCGCGCGAGTTGGCTGACATCGATCTTGAGCCGCCGGATCGACAAGATCCTGTTTGCGGCGACGAAGGCCGATCATGTCCATCGCTCCGATCACGACAATCTCGGCGCCCTGCTCGCACGCCTGACTGAGAAGGCAGCAAAACGCGCGGAATTTGCCGGTGCCGAGGTCAGCGTCATGCCGATGGCGGCAGTTCGCGCCACCCGCGAGGTGACGGTAACCCGTGGCGGACGCAAGCTTCCAGCAATCGCCGGAGTCCCGCTCGAAGGTGAAGAGGTCGCGGGCGAAGTCTATGACGGCGCAAGCGAAATCGCCTTGTTTCCCGGGGACTTGCCGAAAGATCCGGAATCGATCTTCGAAGCCGCCCGGCAGTTCCAGTCGAAGCCGAGGGACCTTGCAGAGGAAGCCCACGACGACACGCTGGCGCTACGCTATCTGCGCTTCCGCCCGCCCCGGGTGGAGCGGAGTGAAACCGGCCTGAAACTCTCACTGCCGCACATACGCCTCGATCAGGCCCTGCAATTTCTTGTCGGAGACCGGCTGCAATGA
- a CDS encoding ABC transporter permease produces MTSDLSYELVGERFVLRPKGVWAIDQAANLGRSLQKATGDQESRAHRLEIDLSELETLDTAGAFLLVRLEKAWRESGRDVTYVGAEDGRETLIERVRVALKDGETLPHPKKSNVFADVGQTVLSIIADARRIVTMLGSVILEILHVILHPGSARFYAIINQMEMIGLRAVPIVVLMSFIIGAILAQQSAFQLRYFGAEVFSVDLLGILALREISLLLTAIMVAGRSGSAITAELGSMQMREEIDALRVMGMDPINVLILPRILALLIVLPLLSFIAALATLAGGMMMLWLYSSITPDAFIARLHDAIDMSSFLSGLYKSPFMALIIGLIACTEGMAVGGSAESLGRRTTASVVKAIFMVIVVDGLFAVFYAAIGF; encoded by the coding sequence ATGACGTCCGATCTCTCCTACGAACTGGTCGGCGAGCGTTTTGTCCTGCGGCCCAAGGGGGTGTGGGCGATCGACCAGGCCGCCAATCTCGGCCGTTCGCTGCAGAAGGCGACGGGCGATCAGGAGAGCCGTGCGCACCGTCTGGAAATCGATCTGTCCGAACTTGAGACGCTCGACACAGCGGGCGCTTTTCTCCTCGTGCGGCTGGAGAAAGCCTGGCGGGAATCGGGCCGGGACGTCACCTATGTCGGCGCGGAGGACGGACGCGAGACCCTGATCGAGAGGGTGCGCGTGGCGCTCAAAGACGGCGAGACGCTACCGCACCCCAAGAAGTCGAACGTTTTTGCCGATGTCGGGCAGACTGTCCTGTCGATCATCGCGGATGCGAGACGCATCGTCACCATGCTCGGCTCGGTGATCCTGGAAATCCTGCACGTCATCCTGCATCCGGGTTCGGCGCGGTTTTATGCGATCATCAACCAGATGGAGATGATCGGGCTTCGCGCCGTGCCGATCGTGGTGCTGATGTCCTTCATCATCGGCGCCATCCTCGCCCAGCAATCGGCCTTCCAGCTGCGCTATTTCGGCGCTGAAGTCTTCTCCGTCGATCTTCTCGGCATTCTCGCTTTGCGCGAAATCTCGCTCTTGTTGACCGCCATCATGGTTGCGGGCCGCTCGGGCAGCGCCATCACCGCGGAGCTTGGCTCCATGCAGATGCGCGAGGAAATCGACGCGTTGCGCGTGATGGGCATGGATCCGATCAATGTTCTCATCCTGCCGCGCATCCTGGCGCTGTTGATCGTTCTGCCGCTGCTGTCCTTCATCGCTGCGCTTGCCACTCTCGCAGGTGGCATGATGATGCTGTGGCTTTATTCGAGCATCACGCCTGATGCTTTCATCGCTCGCCTGCACGACGCCATCGATATGTCGAGCTTCCTCTCAGGCCTTTATAAATCGCCTTTCATGGCGCTCATCATCGGTCTCATTGCCTGCACCGAGGGCATGGCGGTCGGGGGCAGCGCGGAATCGCTCGGTCGCCGGACGACCGCCTCCGTGGTGAAGGCGATTTTCATGGTGATCGTCGTCGACGGGTTGTTTGCCGTCTTCTACGCCGCGATCGGCTTTTGA
- a CDS encoding GNAT family N-acetyltransferase, protein MEGAAALLSLTSDWQRLIEASPRGRIFQTPQHLAIWAEHFASDPKVGFKCVVVRRNGKVELIWPLAFWKIGPLRLAQTAGAPIAQYEDILVAHNDETAALFAQALAEVERAGIDLILMERVRADSALASALPPQTVKLGEEEGAPFVDLASGDVDKILSARKRDLRRQQKRRWAALAKEGEIRLEVAPDAVTTQQWLQNTIQVKREWLREKGFTSRAFLDKRSDRCLQALAAHYGDPRADIRMIASRLVVGDAVAATAIGFRYCDDYFLYMGTFAPEYARFGPGNVLTELNLRWCCENDVTRYDMMAPRSRNKHEWRTGEVLVHDFGVPLSWRGRFYLRAVLGYGKPRLKRLYYALPLPVRSHLANLMLRL, encoded by the coding sequence GTGGAAGGCGCGGCAGCGTTGCTGTCGCTCACGTCCGATTGGCAAAGGCTGATCGAGGCCTCTCCTCGCGGCCGCATTTTTCAGACCCCGCAGCATCTGGCGATATGGGCGGAGCATTTTGCGAGCGATCCCAAGGTCGGTTTCAAATGCGTCGTTGTTCGCCGCAACGGTAAGGTCGAGCTGATCTGGCCTCTCGCCTTCTGGAAGATCGGCCCATTGCGGCTGGCGCAAACCGCCGGCGCACCCATTGCCCAATATGAAGACATTCTGGTCGCGCACAACGACGAGACCGCGGCGCTCTTCGCCCAGGCTCTCGCCGAAGTGGAGCGAGCCGGCATCGATCTCATCCTGATGGAGCGCGTGCGGGCCGATTCCGCACTCGCCTCGGCGCTGCCGCCGCAGACCGTTAAACTGGGCGAGGAAGAAGGCGCACCATTCGTCGACCTTGCCTCAGGCGACGTGGACAAGATCCTATCTGCCCGGAAAAGGGACTTGCGCCGCCAGCAGAAGAGACGCTGGGCGGCACTCGCGAAGGAAGGGGAAATCCGTCTTGAAGTTGCGCCAGACGCAGTCACCACCCAGCAATGGTTACAGAACACCATTCAGGTGAAACGTGAATGGCTGAGGGAGAAAGGTTTCACCAGCCGCGCCTTTCTCGACAAACGCAGCGATCGCTGCCTCCAGGCTTTGGCCGCGCATTACGGTGATCCCCGCGCAGACATTCGCATGATCGCCTCGCGGCTTGTCGTTGGCGATGCTGTTGCCGCTACAGCGATCGGCTTTCGCTACTGCGACGATTACTTCCTGTATATGGGAACGTTCGCACCAGAATATGCCCGGTTTGGGCCCGGCAACGTGCTGACGGAGCTGAATCTCCGCTGGTGCTGCGAAAACGACGTGACACGCTACGACATGATGGCACCGCGCTCTCGCAACAAGCACGAATGGAGGACGGGTGAAGTCCTCGTGCACGATTTCGGCGTGCCGCTGAGCTGGCGTGGCCGGTTCTACCTGCGCGCCGTACTGGGCTACGGCAAGCCGCGGCTGAAGCGCTTGTATTACGCCCTGCCTCTGCCGGTGCGCTCGCACCTGGCCAATCTGATGCTACGCCTCTAG
- a CDS encoding ABC-type transport auxiliary lipoprotein family protein: MNMRKDIGKANSRRRRRFGGMAGAAALVSLLLLGGCAVLPKTPDSIYDLTAPQDVSVRAGTSAQILVPVPAALASLDTTRIAARPTPAELAYLPGAAWPDTLPRLLQARLMETLQNTGRVKAVGLPGQGLLIDYQIVLDVRAFELRNGVAVANFSVKLLNDRNGRVVASRVVHAESPVGSNDNAAIVAGLNRAMDQAFAEIASWTLTSV, from the coding sequence ATGAACATGCGCAAGGATATCGGTAAGGCCAACTCTCGGCGCCGGCGCCGCTTCGGAGGCATGGCCGGGGCCGCGGCGCTCGTCTCTCTGTTGCTGCTCGGCGGCTGCGCCGTACTGCCGAAGACACCTGATTCCATCTATGATTTGACCGCGCCGCAGGATGTTTCTGTGCGCGCCGGGACATCCGCGCAAATCCTGGTTCCAGTGCCTGCCGCGCTCGCAAGCCTCGACACGACGCGCATTGCCGCGCGTCCGACGCCCGCCGAGCTCGCGTACCTGCCGGGAGCGGCCTGGCCCGACACGCTGCCGCGGCTGCTGCAGGCGCGGCTCATGGAGACGCTGCAGAATACCGGGCGTGTGAAAGCCGTCGGCCTGCCGGGGCAGGGGCTTTTGATCGACTATCAGATCGTCCTCGACGTGCGCGCCTTCGAGCTCAGGAACGGCGTCGCCGTCGCGAACTTCAGCGTCAAGCTTCTCAACGACCGCAACGGCCGCGTCGTCGCCTCGCGCGTCGTCCACGCGGAAAGCCCGGTCGGAAGCAACGACAACGCCGCGATCGTCGCCGGCCTGAACCGGGCGATGGATCAGGCGTTCGCCGAGATCGCCAGCTGGACGCTGACGAGCGTGTAG